The genome window ACCCGACATGGAGTCTGCAATGTTGATCACCTGATCAGACATCATCGAAATTTCATTAATGGCTTCCTGTACAGAGAGGAAGGATTGTTCAATGGAACTCATTTTGCCTACTGCATTATCAATGCGCTGTTGCCCATCCATGGCAATGGATTCGGTACGCACAGCACGTTCTGCAACGTCACTTGCCGAGGAGGCGACACGATTAAGCCCGGTGAGGGATTGCTGCATCGCGGCTACCATGGTTTGCGTAAGAGCAACCTGTTCATCAGCCCCTTCCGCGACACGTTCCATCGCAGTGGCAACCTCTTTTCCAGCAAGATGGCTATCGGCAACCCCTTTATCCAATCGATCCGAAGCTGTACTCAGAATCATGGCATTACTCTGAACATCCAACATCATTTGCTGCAAACCAGCGAGCATTGTATTAGCTGCCTCTGCAAGTTCACGAGTTTCGTCTTTCATTGGCGTAGCGATTCTCAGTGTGAGGTCACCATTGGAAGAACCGATGTCATTCAATGCCTGCTTCACGGTACGGATGTTCTTAACAATGGCGCGTGAGAGGACCAATGCAGTGATGAACGAGATGATGGCCACAACGACAAGTGCCCCATATAGTTCCAAGTTCAGGAGTGCATTTTTTTGCTTCAGCGCTTCTGTACGGTTTTCGGTTAACGTATGTTCATTGGTTCGAAACGTATCGAGGGCAGTCCGAATCTGGTCCATGTCTCTTTTACCTGGATCATCTGCGAAGAAATCTCGAATGGCTTGCGTATTATTGGCTTGGCGAAGGGCAATCACGGGTTCTCCAGCGACTTGGACCCAGTTCTCCATATTGGTATGTATGTCTTCCAAAAGTGCAAGTTGATCCGGATTGTCCGAAATCAAAGCAGCAAGTTCGTCTCGGAGTGTAATGAGCTGCTCTTTTCCTCGGAGGTAGGGATCGAGGTAAGTGTCCTGACCGGTGATGATGTAACCACGTTGGCCTGTTTCCATATCCACCATGTTTCTTTCGAGCTCATAGGTTAGCGCGTGTACTCTCATATCGTGATCGACCAGAAAATCCAGTTCCCGTTGAAGCTGACTTGTGCTGTTCTGAATCAGCAGGATGCAACCAGCCAGTACAGCAAGCACGAGTAAATATCCTAATCCAATCTTATAAAAAATCTTGAAGGTCTTACGCTTTTTCATGTTTGTTATTCCTCTCTATGGGGTATATGTAGTTGTCGAAAAAACTGGAAATGTGATGATTATGGGTCTTTAGATTAGGTGTCTAAAGCACTATTTTTTAGTATTATACGTAAAGAAAGTTCTTTTGTATATAGTTTGTTTAACTACAATATAAGGTTTGGTTATTTGTGTATAAGGTTTGAGGGTGACGATGTTTTACAATCGTTGGTTTACACGTGCAAACGTTATGTTTATCATGGGAAGGGAACGATTCCAATTACATATACATATCCCAATCCGAAAGGAACATTGGACATGACTAAAGAGAAGGTATTGCTCAAACCGGAAGCGATGATTTTTGACATGGATGGTACGCTATTCCAGACGGAGACCCTGTTGTTGCCGGCTTACCAGCAACTATTTGATACATTGCGTGCCGAAGGGCATTTTGAAGGAGAAACTCCACCCGAGGAACGCATGCTGGGAAGCTTGGGCATGTTGCTCGAAGATATATGGAAAGTGGTTATGCCTGATGCATCGGAAGCGGCACATCGCCGTGCAGACGAACTGCTGCTCCAACTGGAAATTGAGGGGCTTGATCAAGGAAGTTCCCAATTGTATCCGGGTGTAAAAGAAACGCTGCAAGCACTGAAACAACAAGGTGTGCGTCTTTTTGTCGCAAGTAATGGGCTAGAGGACTATGTGAAGGGTGTGGCATTTGCACACGAGATTATGCCTTTTTTTGAAGGGGTATATAGTGCTGGCCAGTACAAGACTCCCTCCAAAATTAATCTGGTGCAGATCCTGCTTGAGAAACATCGTATTCAGGACGCCTGGATGGTAGGGGATCGTTCTTCTGATGTGGAGGCTGGTAAAATGAACGGTCAGGCGGTCATCGGTTGTGCCTACGCCGGTTTCGGCCGTGATGAGGAGCTTGCGGGCTCAGATGTTCTCATCTCTGATTTTACAGAATTGTTGCGCCTGTATGATGAAGCAGAATAAGCTAATCCTCAATTGAAAATGTCAGTCATCATATGAGAGCGCCCAACCCGAGCTGAATTACGGGTTGGGCGCTCTTGTATTTTTGCTACGGATCATCTCTTTTTGCGTGCTTTCTTCAATGCAGATGGTCTGTTGCTTGCAAGCCGGGTGGTTCTTATCGGTTTGGCTGGGCGACTGGGCTGATTGCGATACACCCACAAGGCGTACTCCAGCGGTTGAGTGATGGCTTTATAATAGATATCCCGCTCACCGATACGAGCGAATACTTCACGTGCCGGTTTGGGATTCACTTCAAGCAAGTAGATGCGTCCACTCCTGTCGATCGCCAAATCCAATGCCAACTCACAGAGGTCCCCATACGTATCTTCCAGAAATGAAGCAACTTCAATGCCAAACTTCTCTGCAGTTGTGTTAATCTCTGCTCGGAGGTCGTCATCATCGATCCATTGCTTCATGAGTCGGTTCATCGCGATTGCCTGACCGCCGCCATGCAGATTGGAGGTTACACTTTTTTCTGCACCCATGCGTCCGGCACATCCTGTAAGCTCCCATTGCCCTTCACCGTTCTTCTGAACGAGCATGCGGTAATCATGCACACGTCCATTCGGAAGCTGAAGCTGAATGCCTTTTTGTACAAGATACTTGTCTTTCATATTCCAGTGCTGGAGCAACGAGCCTAATCGTGATAAATGAACTTTACGTGGAGTGATGATACGACGTTTCTGATCCCGCCCCTGAACAAGCACTGTATTGGCCTCGCTACTACCGCGTTCAATGCGCAGAATACCACGTCCGCCTGTTCCATTAATAGGTTTGAGGTAGACCAGAGAAGAGACTTTGAGCATCCGATTTACATCGGACATATCCTGAAATAGAGCGGTTTCCGGCAGGTGCTCTCGAAAGTTGGACTTTTGCAACAGGGTCTGGTGGATGGTCCATTTATTGCGTAGAGGTCTGTTGAGAAAGAGCAGATGGCCATACTTTTCGCGAAAAGCAAGCAGTT of Paenibacillus sp. FSL R5-0517 contains these proteins:
- a CDS encoding methyl-accepting chemotaxis protein — translated: MKKRKTFKIFYKIGLGYLLVLAVLAGCILLIQNSTSQLQRELDFLVDHDMRVHALTYELERNMVDMETGQRGYIITGQDTYLDPYLRGKEQLITLRDELAALISDNPDQLALLEDIHTNMENWVQVAGEPVIALRQANNTQAIRDFFADDPGKRDMDQIRTALDTFRTNEHTLTENRTEALKQKNALLNLELYGALVVVAIISFITALVLSRAIVKNIRTVKQALNDIGSSNGDLTLRIATPMKDETRELAEAANTMLAGLQQMMLDVQSNAMILSTASDRLDKGVADSHLAGKEVATAMERVAEGADEQVALTQTMVAAMQQSLTGLNRVASSASDVAERAVRTESIAMDGQQRIDNAVGKMSSIEQSFLSVQEAINEISMMSDQVINIADSMSGIARQTNLLALNAGIEAARAGENGRGFAVVASEIRNLADQSATSAKEITSILETVVAGVQSTAQVVDESTLHVNEGLRTIEDAGNAFSTITQHIHNLSGEVLEVSAVVEELTSGSEDVMKSINEVSAVVEDTASATEEVSAMTEEQLASLQEMSDTSKQLNEMSDALDQLVKRFKLA
- a CDS encoding HAD hydrolase-like protein gives rise to the protein MTKEKVLLKPEAMIFDMDGTLFQTETLLLPAYQQLFDTLRAEGHFEGETPPEERMLGSLGMLLEDIWKVVMPDASEAAHRRADELLLQLEIEGLDQGSSQLYPGVKETLQALKQQGVRLFVASNGLEDYVKGVAFAHEIMPFFEGVYSAGQYKTPSKINLVQILLEKHRIQDAWMVGDRSSDVEAGKMNGQAVIGCAYAGFGRDEELAGSDVLISDFTELLRLYDEAE
- a CDS encoding YheC/YheD family protein, producing MSSPVLGIMTLYLNEHRALEERSIYRRMILEGRKRGLDIYVFTPADVHPGGKQIEAMVYHEGKGWSREWRSFPDLIFDRCRIQRNRRFQQLLAFREKYGHLLFLNRPLRNKWTIHQTLLQKSNFREHLPETALFQDMSDVNRMLKVSSLVYLKPINGTGGRGILRIERGSSEANTVLVQGRDQKRRIITPRKVHLSRLGSLLQHWNMKDKYLVQKGIQLQLPNGRVHDYRMLVQKNGEGQWELTGCAGRMGAEKSVTSNLHGGGQAIAMNRLMKQWIDDDDLRAEINTTAEKFGIEVASFLEDTYGDLCELALDLAIDRSGRIYLLEVNPKPAREVFARIGERDIYYKAITQPLEYALWVYRNQPSRPAKPIRTTRLASNRPSALKKARKKR